The following are from one region of the Rhipicephalus microplus isolate Deutch F79 chromosome 1, USDA_Rmic, whole genome shotgun sequence genome:
- the LOC142768870 gene encoding uncharacterized protein LOC142768870: protein MSPARKKTPGRAANRRTSATASDNRGRRNGRLQRSPHGAILPNERGTLLPSRLLPSKPGNITAYRVAVAQQCACPTESGGGARAQHQFNLAVQPPGEGFPQLVNAAAPPLPTIALPHPPYAVLLQPSYAVPLQPYSAKPRCQAVPEQRTCPAASGGDVQHQFDFAVQPPGEGYPQLVNATAPQLPTIALPHPPYAVPLQPFYAAPLQPSRAKPRCPAVPEQRTCPAASGGDVQHQFDFAVQPPGEGYPQLVNATAPQLPTIALPHPPYAVPLQPFYAAPLQPSRAKPRCPAVPEVGSKPLCTHSLCMVADQSV from the exons ATGAGCCCAGCCCGAAAGAAGACGCCAGGACGTGCTGCCAACAGACGGACATCGGCTACGGCATCTGACAACAGAGGTAGACGCAATGGCCGGCTTCAGCGTTCTCCTCATGGCGCTATCTTGCCCAATGAAAGGGGGACACTGCTGCCATCGCGACTTTTGCCGTCGAAACCAGGCAACATCACCGCCTACCGTGTAGCTGTTGCACAG CAGTGTGCCTGTCCTACggaaagtggtggaggtgcgcgTGCGCAGCATCAATTCAACCTTGCGGTGCAGCCGCCAGGTGAAGGTTTTCCGCAGCTGGTGAATGCCGCTGCACCGCCGCTCCCAACAATTGCTTTGCCACACCCACCTTACGCTGTACTGCTGCAGCCATCTTACGCTGTTCCTCTGCAACCATACAGCGCCAAGCCACGATGTCAAGCTGTTCCAGAG CAGCGTACGTGTCCTGCGGCAAGTGGCGGAGATGTGCAGCATCAATTCGACTTTGCGGTGCAGCCGCCAGGTGAAGGTTATCCGCAGCTGGTGAACGCCACTGCGCCTCAGCTTCCAACAATTGCTTTGCCACATCCACCTTACGCTGTACCGCTGCAGCCATTTTACGCTGCTCCTCTGCAACCATCCAGAGCCAAGCCACGATGTCCAGCTGTTCCAGAG CAGCGTACGTGTCCTGCGGCAAGTGGCGGAGATGTGCAGCATCAATTCGACTTTGCGGTGCAGCCGCCAGGTGAAGGTTATCCGCAGCTGGTGAACGCCACTGCGCCTCAGCTTCCAACAATTGCTTTGCCACATCCACCTTACGCTGTACCGCTGCAGCCATTTTACGCTGCTCCTCTGCAACCATCCAGAGCCAAGCCACGATGTCCAGCTGTTCCAGAGGTAGGTTCCAAGCCGTTATGTACACATTCCCTTTGCATGGTGGCAGATCAGTCGGTTTAG